From the genome of Helicobacter pylori, one region includes:
- the lepA gene encoding translation elongation factor 4 has protein sequence MKNIRNFSIIAHIDHGKSTLADCLIAECNAISNREMTSQVMDTMDIEKERGITIKAQSVRLNYTLKGEDYVLNLIDTPGHVDFSYEVSRSLCSCEGALLVVDATQGVEAQTIANTYIALDNNLEILPVINKIDLPNANVLEVKQDIEDTIGIDCSSANEVSAKAKLGIKDLLEKIITTIPAPSGDPNAPLKALIYDSWFDNYLGALALVRIMDGSVNTEQEILVMGTGKKHGVLGLYYPNPLKKIPTKSLECGEIGIVSLGLKSVTDIAVGDTLTDAKNPTPKPIEGFMPAKPFVFAGLYPIETDRFEDLREALLKLQLNDCALNFEPESSVALGFGFRVGFLGLLHMEVIKERLEREFGLNLIATAPTVVYEVHLTDNSIKYVQNPSELPPENHIACIKEPFVRATIITPSEFLGNLMQLLNNKRGIQEKMEYLNQSRVMLTYSLPSNEIVMDFYDKLKSCTKGYASFDYEPIENREAHLVKLDVRVAGDVVDALSIIIDKNKAYEKGRALVETMKELIPRQLFEVAIQASVGNKIIARETIKSVGKNVTAKCYGGDITRKRKLLEKQKEGKKRMKAIGKVELPQEAFLAILKID, from the coding sequence ATGAAAAATATCCGCAATTTTTCCATTATCGCCCACATTGACCATGGTAAAAGCACTTTAGCGGATTGTTTGATCGCTGAATGCAACGCTATCAGTAACAGAGAAATGACCAGCCAAGTGATGGACACTATGGATATTGAAAAAGAAAGGGGCATTACGATTAAGGCTCAAAGCGTGCGCTTAAATTACACGCTTAAGGGGGAGGATTATGTTTTAAACCTCATTGACACCCCAGGGCATGTGGATTTTAGCTATGAAGTGTCTCGCTCTTTGTGTTCGTGCGAAGGGGCGCTATTGGTGGTGGATGCCACTCAAGGCGTGGAAGCGCAAACCATCGCCAACACTTATATCGCTTTAGATAACAATTTAGAAATTTTACCGGTGATTAATAAAATTGATTTGCCCAATGCGAATGTTTTAGAAGTCAAACAGGATATAGAGGATACGATAGGGATTGATTGCTCTAGCGCTAATGAAGTGAGCGCTAAAGCTAAACTGGGCATTAAAGATTTGTTAGAAAAAATCATTACAACCATTCCTGCCCCTAGCGGTGATCCTAACGCTCCCTTAAAAGCGCTCATTTATGATTCATGGTTTGACAATTATTTAGGGGCGTTAGCGTTGGTGCGCATCATGGATGGGAGCGTTAATACAGAGCAAGAAATTTTAGTGATGGGAACGGGTAAAAAACATGGCGTTTTAGGGCTATACTACCCTAACCCTTTGAAAAAAATCCCTACTAAAAGTTTAGAATGCGGCGAGATTGGCATTGTGAGTTTAGGGCTAAAAAGCGTTACTGATATTGCGGTGGGTGACACGCTCACAGACGCTAAAAACCCTACCCCTAAACCTATTGAAGGCTTTATGCCGGCTAAACCCTTTGTTTTTGCGGGGCTTTACCCTATAGAAACGGACAGGTTTGAAGATTTAAGAGAAGCGTTATTGAAACTCCAGCTTAACGATTGCGCTTTAAATTTTGAGCCTGAAAGCTCTGTGGCGCTTGGCTTTGGCTTTAGGGTGGGTTTTTTAGGGCTATTGCACATGGAAGTGATTAAAGAAAGGCTGGAGAGGGAGTTTGGCCTTAACCTCATCGCTACCGCTCCCACGGTGGTGTATGAAGTGCATTTAACGGATAACAGCATCAAATATGTCCAAAACCCTAGCGAATTGCCCCCTGAAAACCATATCGCTTGTATCAAAGAGCCTTTTGTGAGGGCGACGATCATCACGCCGAGTGAATTTTTGGGTAATTTAATGCAATTATTGAATAATAAAAGAGGCATTCAAGAAAAAATGGAATATTTGAACCAGTCTCGTGTCATGCTCACTTATTCCTTGCCGAGCAATGAAATTGTGATGGATTTTTATGACAAGCTCAAATCTTGCACTAAAGGGTATGCGAGCTTTGATTATGAGCCTATAGAAAACAGAGAGGCTCATTTAGTGAAGTTGGATGTTAGGGTGGCAGGCGATGTGGTGGATGCACTTTCTATCATTATAGATAAAAACAAGGCGTATGAAAAGGGGCGAGCCTTAGTGGAAACGATGAAAGAGCTTATCCCAAGACAGCTTTTTGAAGTCGCTATCCAAGCGAGCGTGGGGAATAAAATCATCGCCAGAGAGACGATTAAATCTGTCGGTAAGAATGTAACGGCTAAGTGCTATGGGGGCGATATTACACGAAAAAGAAAACTCTTAGAAAAGCAAAAAGAAGGCAAGAAACGCATGAAAGCTATCGGCAAGGTGGAGCTTCCCCAAGAAGCGTTTTTAGCGATATTAAAGATTGATTAG
- a CDS encoding DUF3883 domain-containing protein has protein sequence MAKHKNYEILNLIIYALAKFDNDFIKEFGFSTKNAFFEYCVQIGLADTTGVIKNRMDLFDYFFPNKRKGWWQKGDAYIHRKLWIDSLFENESVKGFSHIVKLFLQEQYGVKDLGITPNAYLKTRYKSMQETGLEAELYFLNHYKNIEIFSCGHLKDMRLFGDGYDFYIQTNKQAFLVEVKGIREKQGTLRLTQKEYEQAQTYSHDCVLVVVLGLSEKPHLLSIANPLKHLEFKACERKQKSILEYHLIGQIK, from the coding sequence ATGGCAAAACATAAGAACTATGAAATTTTAAATCTCATAATCTATGCTTTGGCAAAATTTGATAATGACTTTATTAAAGAATTTGGTTTTTCTACTAAAAATGCTTTTTTTGAATATTGCGTCCAAATTGGCTTGGCTGACACGACTGGCGTTATCAAAAATCGCATGGATTTATTTGATTATTTTTTTCCTAACAAACGCAAAGGTTGGTGGCAAAAAGGCGATGCCTATATCCATAGAAAATTATGGATTGATAGTTTGTTTGAAAATGAAAGCGTTAAGGGTTTTAGCCATATTGTGAAATTGTTTTTGCAAGAACAATACGGCGTCAAAGATTTAGGCATTACCCCTAACGCTTACCTTAAAACCCGCTATAAAAGCATGCAAGAAACAGGTTTAGAAGCCGAATTGTATTTCTTAAACCACTATAAAAACATCGAAATATTTTCTTGTGGGCATTTAAAAGACATGCGTCTTTTTGGCGATGGGTATGACTTCTATATTCAAACCAACAAGCAAGCGTTTTTAGTGGAAGTTAAGGGGATTAGAGAAAAGCAAGGGACATTGAGATTGACCCAAAAAGAATACGAGCAAGCACAAACTTATAGTCATGATTGTGTGCTTGTGGTGGTATTGGGTTTGAGTGAAAAACCCCATCTTTTATCCATTGCTAACCCCTTAAAGCATTTAGAGTTTAAGGCATGCGAGAGAAAGCAAAAAAGCATTTTAGAATACCACTTAATAGGGCAAATAAAATAG
- a CDS encoding flagellar hook-basal body protein encodes MQNGYYAATGAMATQFNRLDLTSNNLANLNTNGFKRDDAITGDFLRLYQQYREQLPLEDQTKASAKYLNRNLNRVPVLSEIYTDRSLGAFEETHNPLDFALTSPNLYFAIQTNEGVAYTRDGHFSVDKDGFLVTINGFRVLSRSGLNEKGGIMLMPNAEIEINQNGGITFRDNEAPIQAGALALVSFSEPKNLKKIGQNLYAYQGEGVHQASDSGALRQYMLEKSNVNAVREMSALIGINRFLDMYSKVLKTHQDDMNAEAINKLATKA; translated from the coding sequence ATGCAAAATGGGTATTATGCGGCTACTGGAGCTATGGCGACACAATTTAACCGCTTGGATTTAACCTCTAATAATTTGGCTAATTTAAACACCAATGGCTTTAAAAGAGACGATGCGATTACAGGCGATTTTTTAAGGCTTTACCAACAATACCGAGAGCAACTGCCTTTAGAAGATCAAACTAAAGCGAGCGCGAAGTATTTAAACCGTAACCTCAATCGTGTGCCTGTTTTATCAGAAATCTATACGGATAGGAGTCTTGGCGCGTTTGAAGAAACGCATAACCCCCTAGATTTTGCCCTAACAAGCCCTAACCTCTATTTTGCGATACAAACTAATGAGGGAGTCGCTTATACCAGAGACGGGCATTTTAGCGTTGATAAAGACGGCTTTTTAGTGACTATTAATGGCTTTAGGGTGCTTTCTCGTTCGGGCTTGAACGAAAAAGGGGGGATCATGCTCATGCCTAACGCTGAAATTGAAATTAATCAAAATGGTGGAATCACTTTTAGGGATAATGAAGCCCCCATTCAAGCAGGCGCATTAGCTTTAGTGAGTTTTAGCGAACCTAAAAATCTTAAAAAAATAGGGCAAAACCTCTATGCTTATCAGGGCGAAGGCGTTCATCAAGCCTCTGATTCTGGCGCGTTAAGACAATACATGCTAGAGAAAAGCAATGTCAATGCGGTGCGTGAAATGAGTGCTTTGATTGGAATCAACCGCTTTTTGGACATGTATTCTAAAGTGCTAAAAACCCATCAAGATGACATGAACGCTGAAGCGATCAACAAACTCGCTACAAAAGCTTAA
- a CDS encoding MFS transporter — MNPETQKATKKPLKSLLAASSGNLVEWYDFYAYAFLAPYFAKEFTHTNDPTLALISAFLVFMLGFFMRPLGSLFFGKLGDKKGRKTSMVYSIILMALGSFLLALLPTKEIVGEWAFLFLLLARLLQGFSVGGEYGVVATYLSELGKNGKKGFYGSFQYVTLVGGQLLAIFSLFIVENIYTHEQISAFAWRYLFALGGILALFSLFLRNIMEETMDSGTTSKTTIKEERGSLKELLNYKKALMIVFGLTMGGSLCFYTFTVYLKIFLTNSSSFSPKESSFIMLLALSYFIFLQPLCGMLADRIKRTQMLMVFAIAGLIVTPVVFYGIKHATGVYEALFYEMLALSAMSFYTCIAGVVKAELFPEHVRALGVGLAYAIANALFGGSASYVALQFKQHGFEAGFVGYVMLSIVIFMVMVIIFPKKTYLE; from the coding sequence ATGAACCCAGAAACCCAAAAAGCCACCAAAAAACCCTTAAAATCCCTTTTAGCCGCTAGTTCAGGTAATTTAGTAGAATGGTATGACTTTTACGCTTATGCGTTCCTTGCCCCTTATTTTGCTAAGGAATTTACCCACACTAACGACCCCACTCTGGCGCTAATCTCAGCTTTTTTAGTTTTCATGCTAGGGTTTTTCATGCGCCCTTTGGGGAGTTTGTTTTTTGGTAAATTGGGGGATAAAAAGGGGCGTAAAACTTCTATGGTGTATTCCATTATCCTTATGGCGCTAGGCTCTTTTCTGCTCGCATTGCTCCCCACTAAAGAAATCGTAGGGGAATGGGCGTTTTTGTTTTTATTATTAGCCAGGCTTTTACAAGGCTTTAGCGTGGGAGGAGAATACGGCGTGGTCGCTACTTACCTCTCTGAATTGGGCAAGAATGGCAAAAAAGGTTTTTATGGCTCTTTTCAATATGTAACTTTAGTTGGAGGGCAACTCTTAGCTATTTTTTCACTCTTTATCGTTGAAAATATTTACACGCATGAGCAAATAAGCGCGTTTGCTTGGCGTTATTTATTCGCTTTAGGAGGTATATTAGCCTTATTCTCACTCTTTTTAAGAAATATCATGGAAGAAACTATGGATAGCGGAACCACTTCCAAAACCACTATTAAAGAAGAAAGAGGCAGTTTAAAGGAATTACTCAACTATAAAAAAGCCTTAATGATAGTCTTTGGGCTCACTATGGGAGGGAGTTTGTGTTTTTATACTTTTACGGTGTATTTAAAAATCTTTTTAACCAACAGCTCATCATTCAGCCCTAAAGAAAGCAGTTTTATCATGCTTTTAGCGCTCAGTTATTTCATCTTCTTACAACCCTTATGCGGGATGCTTGCAGACAGGATCAAACGCACCCAAATGCTGATGGTTTTTGCTATCGCAGGGCTTATTGTAACGCCCGTTGTCTTTTATGGTATCAAGCATGCCACTGGCGTGTATGAAGCCCTATTTTATGAAATGCTTGCATTGAGTGCGATGAGTTTTTATACTTGCATTGCTGGGGTTGTTAAAGCGGAATTATTCCCTGAACATGTGCGAGCGCTTGGCGTGGGTTTAGCCTATGCGATCGCAAATGCGCTTTTTGGAGGGAGCGCGAGTTATGTAGCGTTGCAATTCAAACAACATGGTTTTGAAGCGGGGTTTGTGGGCTATGTCATGTTGAGTATTGTTATCTTTATGGTTATGGTTATCATATTTCCTAAAAAAACCTATTTGGAATAA
- a CDS encoding DNA translocase FtsK has translation MKSKKLYLALIIGVLLAFLTLSSWLGNSGLVGRFGVWFAVINKKYFGYLSWINLPYLAWVLFLLYKTKNPFTEIVLEKALGHLLGILSLLFLQSSMLNQGEIGNSARLFLRPFIGDFGFYALIMLMVVISYLILFKLPPKSVFYPYINKTQNLLKEIYKQCLQAFSPNFSLKKEGFENTPSDIQKKETKNDKEKENPIGETLNHKTPNEELSLAIPTPYNTTLNALEPQEGLVQISSHSPTHYTIYPKRNRFDGLSHPTKPPLKETKQETKEREPTPKKEILMPTTLKPIMPAPVLNTENDNKTENHKAPNHPIKEESPQEEMIEENIKGEEKEAQNAPGFSPITPASAKKPVMVKELSENKEILDGLDYGEVQKPKDYELPTTQLLNAVCLKDTSLDENEIDQKIQDLLSKLRTFKIDGDIIRTYSGPIVTTFEFRPAPNVKVSRILGLSDDLAMTLCAESIRIQAPIRGKDVVGIEIPNSQSQTIYLREILESELFQKASSPLTLALGKDIVGNPFITDLKKLPHLLIAGTTGSGKSVGVNAMILSLLYKNPPEHLKLVMIDPKMVEFSIYADIPHLLTPIITDPKKAIGALQSVAKEMERRYSLMSEYKVKTIDSYNEQAPNNGVEAFPYLIVVIDELAELMMTGGKEAEFPIARIAQMGRASGLHLIVATQRPSVDVITGLIKTNLPSRVSFRVGTKIDSKVILDTDGAQSLLGRGDMLFTPPGANALVRLHAPFATEDEIKKIVDFIKAQKEVEYDKDFLLEESRMPLDSSHYQGDDILEKAKAVILEKKITSTSFLQRQLKIGYNQAATITDELEAQGFLSPRNAKGNREILQNF, from the coding sequence ATGAAATCTAAAAAACTTTATTTAGCTTTAATTATAGGGGTTTTATTAGCGTTTTTAACCCTATCTTCATGGCTAGGTAATAGCGGTTTAGTAGGGCGTTTTGGGGTGTGGTTTGCCGTAATCAATAAAAAATATTTTGGGTATCTTTCATGGATTAATTTACCCTATTTAGCGTGGGTTTTATTCCTTTTATACAAGACTAAAAACCCTTTTACAGAAATCGTTTTAGAAAAAGCTTTAGGGCATCTGCTTGGCATTTTATCTTTGCTCTTTTTGCAATCTAGCATGTTGAATCAAGGGGAAATCGGCAACAGCGCGCGTTTGTTTTTACGCCCTTTTATAGGGGACTTTGGGTTTTATGCACTTATAATGCTTATGGTAGTTATTTCTTATCTGATCTTATTCAAACTGCCCCCTAAAAGCGTTTTTTATCCTTATATCAACAAAACACAAAACCTTTTAAAAGAGATTTATAAACAATGCTTGCAAGCCTTTAGCCCTAATTTCAGCCTAAAAAAAGAGGGTTTTGAAAACACCCCATCAGATATTCAAAAAAAAGAAACTAAAAACGATAAAGAAAAAGAAAACCCTATTGGTGAAACCTTAAACCACAAAACCCCTAACGAAGAATTATCTCTAGCGATCCCTACCCCCTATAACACGACTTTAAACGCTCTAGAGCCACAAGAAGGCTTAGTCCAAATTTCCTCTCACTCTCCTACCCATTACACCATTTACCCTAAAAGAAACCGATTTGATGGTTTATCCCATCCCACTAAACCCCCTTTAAAAGAAACTAAACAAGAAACTAAAGAAAGAGAACCCACGCCTAAAAAAGAAATTCTTATGCCCACCACACTCAAACCTATCATGCCCGCACCTGTGCTAAACACAGAAAATGACAATAAAACAGAAAACCACAAAGCCCCAAACCACCCCATAAAAGAAGAAAGCCCACAAGAAGAAATGATAGAAGAAAATATAAAAGGAGAAGAAAAAGAGGCGCAAAACGCTCCAGGTTTTAGCCCCATAACCCCCGCAAGCGCTAAAAAACCCGTTATGGTTAAAGAATTGAGCGAAAATAAAGAGATATTAGACGGATTGGATTATGGCGAAGTGCAAAAACCCAAAGATTATGAGCTTCCCACAACGCAATTATTGAATGCGGTTTGTTTGAAGGACACTTCTTTAGATGAAAACGAGATTGACCAAAAAATCCAGGATTTATTGAGCAAGCTACGCACCTTTAAAATTGATGGCGATATTATCCGCACTTATTCAGGCCCTATTGTAACCACTTTTGAATTCCGCCCAGCTCCTAATGTTAAGGTGAGCCGCATTTTAGGCTTGAGCGATGATTTAGCGATGACTTTATGCGCTGAATCCATTCGCATTCAAGCCCCTATCAGGGGTAAAGATGTCGTTGGCATTGAAATCCCTAACAGCCAAAGCCAAACCATTTATTTAAGAGAAATTTTAGAGAGCGAATTGTTTCAAAAAGCCAGCTCGCCCTTAACTCTAGCTTTAGGCAAAGACATTGTGGGTAACCCTTTCATCACGGATTTAAAAAAGCTCCCCCACTTGCTCATCGCTGGCACGACAGGAAGCGGTAAGAGCGTAGGCGTGAATGCGATGATTTTATCCTTACTCTATAAAAACCCCCCTGAACATCTCAAATTAGTGATGATAGATCCCAAAATGGTAGAATTTAGCATTTATGCGGATATTCCTCATTTACTCACGCCCATTATCACCGACCCTAAAAAAGCTATTGGGGCTTTGCAAAGCGTGGCTAAAGAAATGGAGCGCCGGTATTCTTTAATGAGTGAATACAAGGTTAAAACCATTGATTCTTATAATGAGCAAGCCCCAAATAATGGCGTTGAAGCGTTCCCCTATTTGATTGTAGTGATTGATGAATTAGCGGAGTTGATGATGACAGGGGGCAAAGAAGCGGAGTTTCCTATCGCCAGAATCGCTCAAATGGGGCGAGCGAGCGGCTTACACCTCATCGTAGCGACCCAACGCCCAAGCGTGGATGTCATAACCGGCTTGATTAAAACCAACTTGCCTTCAAGGGTGAGTTTTAGGGTAGGCACTAAAATTGATTCTAAAGTGATTTTAGACACCGATGGGGCGCAAAGCTTGTTAGGAAGAGGCGATATGCTCTTTACCCCCCCAGGAGCGAACGCCTTAGTGCGCTTGCATGCCCCCTTTGCCACTGAAGATGAAATCAAAAAAATCGTGGATTTTATTAAAGCCCAAAAAGAGGTGGAATACGATAAAGATTTCTTGTTAGAAGAATCGCGCATGCCTTTAGATTCGTCTCACTATCAAGGCGATGACATTCTAGAAAAGGCTAAAGCGGTGATTTTAGAAAAAAAGATCACTTCTACGAGTTTTTTACAACGCCAGTTAAAAATCGGCTACAACCAAGCCGCTACCATTACTGACGAATTAGAAGCTCAAGGCTTTTTATCCCCAAGAAACGCCAAGGGCAACAGAGAGATTTTGCAAAACTTTTAG
- a CDS encoding PD-(D/E)XK nuclease family protein has product MNLEKLFSQKAPLFIFSSTRRLKHFYLEQGEGFLPHAMSMGSFFEQAFYIPNKKKIPNSARQILMIDTIKAIAKEKKSVLEGLLLFENSFLGYLESTSFLFDLFDELSSACIKINELSSKDIYLDYEKHLEVLEMIYNRYIKKLEELGFYDKIMQEKPAILKEFFEHFSSIEWHLDGFMSVFERQCLLEVTKLVPITLHLSCDKYNQKFLEFLNLKLETDCDYSIDFKTQKILSQTFNDQKIEPKFYANSNYLKQSALVLQTIEEYLQKDNDPNKMAIITPNADFLPFLKLLDKNNNLNFAMGLGAKNSPYYTELVKKLEVLETSDSNLSESALLDLENLTLQLLEQQSSKEKAPLKEAHSQIMHQFHLLKDTLKNYSLKDLLHLYLQEFEANFRLDDSSGGKIRVMDTLETRGMQFDKVVIADFNETCVPSLKDCDLFLNSALRKSLNLPTLSDKKNLQKHYYYQLFKNSKEMVLSYIESETLKASNMLLELDLYIEPIKDAYTLFAPTPLKDYQEEEIKATIPKDFSFSASSLNAFLTCKRRFYYHYIKRFKESPKDESNSAVGSLLHELLKEAYEKDKTPYALEERLIQLLKTKNITPKERLDTLVALKKIQAFYIKEKERFNAKIKILDLEKSFETTIQGIAFKGRIDRIDKTADNEIILLDYKFKSDLKLDNMSEKQRGSLSPIEIAQISTDYQMAVYAFALKNLGYKEPIKAFFYDLRKGKLLEEEGPDLQAKMDYLEFSLIPKLKQEIDFEKTPEVKDCEYCSFKDMCNRFKDMCNR; this is encoded by the coding sequence ATGAACTTAGAAAAACTTTTTTCACAAAAAGCCCCCTTGTTTATTTTTAGCTCCACTAGGCGTTTAAAACATTTCTATTTAGAGCAAGGCGAAGGGTTTTTGCCTCATGCGATGAGCATGGGGAGTTTTTTTGAACAGGCTTTTTACATCCCTAATAAAAAGAAAATCCCTAACAGTGCGCGCCAAATTTTAATGATAGACACCATTAAAGCTATCGCTAAAGAAAAAAAATCCGTTCTTGAAGGGCTTTTGCTTTTTGAAAATAGCTTTTTGGGGTATTTGGAAAGCACTTCTTTTTTGTTTGATTTGTTTGATGAGTTAAGCTCTGCTTGTATCAAGATCAATGAACTTTCTTCTAAAGACATTTATTTGGATTATGAAAAGCATTTAGAAGTCTTAGAAATGATTTATAACCGCTATATTAAAAAGCTAGAAGAACTAGGCTTTTATGACAAAATCATGCAAGAAAAGCCCGCCATTTTAAAAGAATTTTTTGAGCATTTTTCCTCCATTGAATGGCATTTAGACGGCTTTATGAGTGTTTTTGAAAGGCAATGCCTATTAGAAGTGACTAAGTTAGTGCCCATCACTTTACACCTATCTTGCGATAAATACAACCAAAAATTTTTGGAATTTTTGAATCTCAAATTAGAGACAGATTGCGATTATTCCATTGATTTTAAAACCCAAAAGATCCTTTCTCAAACTTTTAATGATCAAAAAATAGAGCCAAAGTTTTACGCCAACTCCAATTATTTAAAACAAAGCGCTTTAGTTTTACAAACCATAGAAGAGTATTTGCAAAAAGATAACGACCCTAATAAAATGGCGATCATCACGCCTAATGCGGATTTTTTGCCTTTTTTAAAACTCTTAGATAAAAACAATAATTTGAATTTCGCTATGGGTTTAGGGGCTAAAAACAGCCCTTATTATACAGAGCTTGTAAAAAAATTAGAAGTTTTAGAAACAAGCGATTCCAATTTGAGTGAGTCTGCGTTATTAGATTTAGAAAACCTTACGCTCCAGCTTTTAGAACAACAAAGCTCTAAAGAAAAAGCGCCATTAAAAGAAGCGCATTCTCAAATCATGCACCAGTTTCATCTTTTAAAAGACACGCTTAAAAACTACAGCCTTAAAGATTTATTGCATTTGTATTTACAAGAATTTGAAGCCAATTTCCGTTTAGACGATTCTAGCGGGGGCAAAATACGAGTCATGGACACTTTAGAGACAAGGGGCATGCAATTTGATAAAGTGGTTATTGCGGATTTCAATGAAACTTGCGTGCCAAGCCTTAAAGATTGCGATTTATTTTTAAACTCTGCTTTAAGAAAATCGCTCAATCTCCCCACTTTATCAGATAAGAAAAATTTGCAAAAACACTATTACTACCAGCTCTTTAAAAATTCTAAAGAAATGGTGCTTTCTTATATAGAGAGCGAAACTTTAAAAGCCTCTAACATGCTTTTGGAATTAGATTTGTATATAGAGCCTATCAAAGACGCTTACACGCTTTTTGCACCAACCCCCCTAAAAGACTACCAAGAAGAAGAAATCAAAGCCACTATCCCTAAAGATTTTAGCTTTAGCGCTAGCTCATTGAACGCTTTTTTAACTTGCAAGCGCCGTTTTTACTACCACTACATTAAGCGCTTCAAAGAAAGCCCTAAAGATGAAAGTAATAGCGCTGTGGGCAGTTTGCTCCATGAACTTTTAAAAGAAGCTTATGAAAAAGATAAAACCCCCTATGCATTAGAAGAGAGACTCATTCAGCTATTAAAAACAAAAAACATTACCCCTAAAGAGCGTTTAGACACTCTTGTAGCGCTCAAAAAAATCCAGGCTTTTTATATTAAAGAAAAAGAACGCTTTAATGCAAAAATCAAAATCCTTGATCTTGAAAAAAGCTTTGAAACAACCATTCAAGGCATTGCGTTTAAAGGGCGTATAGACAGGATTGACAAAACGGCTGACAATGAGATTATTTTATTGGATTATAAATTCAAAAGCGATTTGAAATTAGACAACATGAGTGAAAAACAAAGAGGAAGTTTAAGCCCCATAGAAATCGCTCAAATAAGCACCGATTATCAAATGGCTGTTTATGCGTTTGCCCTTAAAAATTTGGGTTACAAAGAGCCTATAAAAGCCTTTTTTTATGATTTAAGAAAGGGCAAGTTACTGGAAGAAGAAGGGCCTGATTTACAGGCTAAAATGGATTATTTGGAATTTTCTCTTATCCCCAAGCTCAAACAAGAAATTGATTTTGAAAAAACTCCAGAAGTTAAAGATTGTGAATACTGCTCTTTTAAAGACATGTGCAACCGATTTAAAGACATGTGCAACCGATGA